Below is a genomic region from Paludicola sp. MB14-C6.
AAAAAATTGTCGAACGATGGACACAACGTTGTCGAAATTGGGACGTTGTTTTAAACCAATTAAACATCATGTTTTCGGACAGAATCGCTGGATGATTCTATGTTCATCCGCCAAAATTTAATGACAAAAGGGGCATGCCCCTTTTGTCATTAAATAAACTTGTTTCAACTAACCTATACACTATGTCAATTACTATTTTGTTCCTATTTCTTGTTCTGATTGTTTTTCTATTTACACAAAATTCTTGGTATACCCAGGTGTGCTTATAAAATTATTATGTAGTCCAAGTATTGTAAGATTATTTAAGTTAGAAATTGGATTTATATCACTTATATGATTTCCATCAAGATAAAGCTTATTTAAATTCACTAATTTCTCAACAGCCATAATATTATTTATTTGATTATAACCAAGAAAAAGTTCTGTTAAGTTAATCATATCTGAAACAGGGCTTATATCTTGTATTTTGTTTTCTTGAATAGAAAGGCTGTTCAGTTTTTTCAAACTTGTAATGGGAGTAATATTACTTATTTGATTTCCATCAAGATAAAGCTTATTTAAATTCACTAATTTCTCAACAGCCATAATATTATTTATTTGATTATAACCAAGAAAAAGTTCTGTTAAGTTAATCATATCTGAAACAGGGCTTATATCTTGTATTTTGTTTTCTTGAATAGAAAGGCTGTTCAGTTTTTTCAAACTTGTAATGGGAGTAATATTACTTATTTGATTTCTATCAAAATCAAGTTTTTCTAAATTGCTTAGGTTA
It encodes:
- a CDS encoding leucine-rich repeat domain-containing protein gives rise to the protein MKKLKTQSKYIIISAIILLGIILIVVITNVIRTCVVNELKYNKTLNLLLHSNNAIKWSDETFEKVARISLNKPTGVITIGDCAKIKRFQCVNNSINNLSDIKYFSNLTSLTIGEGNISDLTPLKNLKKLESLEIYNNNISDISPLAELSELRYINLNQNKISDISPIANLSNLEKLDFDRNQISNITPITSLKKLNSLSIQENKIQDISPVSDMINLTELFLGYNQINNIMAVEKLVNLNKLYLDGNQISNITPITSLKKLNSLSIQENKIQDISPVSDMINLTELFLGYNQINNIMAVEKLVNLNKLYLDGNHISDINPISNLNNLTILGLHNNFISTPGYTKNFV